The following coding sequences lie in one Pontibacter sp. G13 genomic window:
- a CDS encoding TonB-dependent receptor: MKRLLLCFIACAAYFGMQAQNRSVSGQVLDSESESPVIGAVVRLAQGNDGVFTDATGAFTINAKNADSLIIAYVGYTSQTVSANAQQPLIILLSPKLRDLDEIVVIGYGQKSRRDVTGSVSSIDTESLEKKPIARLENALQGQAAGVQVTQFSGKPGNGLSIRVRGATSLSASSEPLFVIDGVPILNPEGINPADVASIEILKDASASAIYGARAANGVVLITTKNGHAGKPQLSYNGYVGVSQVTRKLDMLQADQFVELINEAYTNSGQSPRLEADDWNANTDWQSEIYRKAVTQNHQVSISGGNAQNRYYISLNQQGQEGIVKGSSFDRIGARFNLKSQLSDRLRVGTNLNFSQVSYNNIPDNQRVNQGGVILGALSAPPIIRIFDEQGRYTENPLQAWENPIANIEGPEDVAATFRLVGAMYLEWDLLPDLTFKSSLNTETYFNKNDYFLDQSTRYGSSKNGIASTSTNQQYIWLTEHTLTYQFARGDHELTALGGFTAQSSRYESTWAYGEGFANGAIPTLNAASANLGVSSYASEWALLSFLGRISYKFSDKYLADVNFRADGSSRFGAGNRFAYFPSVSLGWRISEESFMETVNTIDDAKLRLGVGSTGNQDIGDYAHYGLYSVGSNYIFGEAIVPGTRPSTIANDNLKWETTDQYNVGLDLTLINYRLNVIADAYYKYTRDLLVNVDLPTSTGFNSGIQNLGAIENRGLELAIKSYNITKSRLNWTTSLFYSMNRNKVLDIGGQDQVIFSGGIPEAGQSIIIQEGLPVGTFYGYKNLGVNPETGDLVFEDLNGDGEITEDADRTILGNANPDFILGLSNSLAVGPFNLDILFQGVYGNEVFNATRIETEGMQSVKNATAATLDRWQQPGDITRMPRALFGDSHNTRISDRFIEDGSHIRLRNITLTYQLPQSYLNRIPLEKLSIYFSGQNLLTWSNYSGYDPEVNRDGGSNLSQGIDYGTYPQARIFTGGVQLEF, encoded by the coding sequence ATGAAACGACTGCTACTTTGCTTCATTGCTTGCGCGGCCTATTTCGGAATGCAAGCACAAAACAGGTCGGTGTCAGGACAGGTTCTCGATTCGGAATCAGAATCTCCGGTCATTGGTGCTGTCGTCCGATTGGCACAAGGAAATGATGGAGTATTTACAGACGCGACAGGTGCATTCACCATCAATGCCAAAAACGCTGATTCCCTAATCATCGCCTATGTCGGATACACCTCCCAGACCGTATCCGCAAACGCTCAACAACCCCTGATCATTCTATTGTCCCCAAAGCTTCGAGATCTGGATGAAATCGTTGTGATCGGCTATGGGCAAAAATCTCGAAGAGATGTAACCGGTTCTGTGTCCTCCATTGATACTGAATCATTGGAAAAAAAGCCCATTGCTCGTCTCGAAAATGCGCTTCAGGGCCAAGCTGCGGGTGTGCAAGTGACTCAGTTCTCCGGCAAACCCGGTAATGGGCTCTCCATACGAGTTCGAGGGGCGACTTCTCTTTCGGCTAGCAGCGAGCCTCTATTTGTCATTGATGGTGTACCGATCTTGAATCCAGAAGGAATCAACCCCGCTGATGTCGCCAGTATTGAAATCCTGAAAGATGCCTCTGCATCAGCCATCTATGGAGCAAGAGCAGCCAATGGAGTGGTTTTGATCACTACCAAGAATGGACATGCGGGAAAGCCCCAATTGAGCTACAATGGGTATGTAGGTGTCAGCCAAGTGACGCGCAAATTGGATATGCTCCAGGCAGACCAATTCGTCGAATTGATCAATGAGGCCTACACCAACTCTGGACAGAGTCCTCGATTGGAAGCTGATGACTGGAATGCCAATACCGACTGGCAATCTGAAATCTATCGCAAGGCCGTCACTCAAAACCATCAGGTATCAATAAGCGGAGGAAATGCTCAGAATCGATATTATATATCCCTGAATCAACAAGGCCAAGAGGGGATTGTCAAGGGATCTAGCTTTGACCGAATCGGTGCGAGATTCAATCTCAAGTCCCAGCTTTCCGATCGCCTTCGGGTGGGAACCAATCTTAATTTCTCCCAAGTTTCCTACAACAACATCCCTGACAATCAGCGAGTCAATCAAGGCGGTGTCATTTTGGGGGCCTTATCAGCCCCCCCCATCATCAGAATCTTCGATGAGCAGGGCCGATACACAGAAAATCCTCTTCAAGCTTGGGAGAACCCTATTGCCAACATCGAGGGTCCCGAAGATGTAGCAGCTACCTTTCGATTGGTGGGAGCCATGTATCTAGAGTGGGATCTGTTGCCTGATTTGACGTTCAAGTCCTCTCTCAATACAGAGACCTATTTCAACAAGAATGATTATTTCTTAGATCAATCCACCAGATACGGATCTTCCAAGAATGGAATCGCCAGTACCAGCACCAATCAGCAGTATATCTGGCTGACAGAACACACGCTGACTTACCAATTCGCCCGTGGAGATCATGAATTGACAGCATTGGGTGGATTCACAGCTCAATCGTCCCGGTATGAGTCCACATGGGCCTACGGTGAAGGATTTGCCAATGGAGCCATTCCGACCTTGAATGCCGCAAGTGCCAATCTAGGGGTATCTTCCTATGCTTCCGAGTGGGCGCTACTTTCCTTCTTGGGAAGAATCTCCTATAAGTTCTCCGACAAATATCTGGCGGATGTCAATTTCCGGGCAGATGGTTCTTCCAGATTTGGCGCAGGTAATCGTTTTGCCTATTTCCCATCTGTATCCCTAGGATGGAGGATTTCGGAAGAATCATTCATGGAAACGGTCAATACAATTGATGATGCCAAACTTCGCCTAGGCGTAGGCTCAACCGGCAATCAGGACATTGGGGACTATGCACATTATGGATTGTACTCGGTAGGCTCAAACTACATTTTCGGAGAAGCAATTGTCCCTGGAACACGTCCTTCGACCATTGCAAATGACAACCTAAAATGGGAAACTACCGACCAGTACAATGTCGGGCTTGATCTCACTTTGATCAATTACCGCCTGAATGTCATCGCAGACGCATATTACAAGTACACGCGTGATCTGTTGGTGAATGTGGATTTGCCTACTAGCACAGGGTTCAATAGTGGAATTCAGAATCTCGGGGCTATCGAAAACCGAGGTCTAGAGCTTGCGATCAAATCCTACAACATCACCAAATCCAGACTGAATTGGACCACCTCCCTGTTCTATTCCATGAACCGCAACAAGGTACTGGACATCGGAGGTCAAGATCAGGTGATTTTTTCGGGGGGAATTCCCGAGGCGGGACAATCCATCATCATTCAGGAAGGCCTACCCGTAGGAACTTTTTATGGATACAAAAATCTGGGAGTCAATCCGGAAACAGGTGATCTGGTGTTCGAGGATCTCAACGGCGATGGAGAAATTACCGAAGACGCAGATCGGACCATTTTGGGCAATGCCAATCCCGATTTCATCTTAGGACTATCCAACTCCTTGGCCGTGGGCCCTTTCAACCTAGACATTTTGTTTCAGGGGGTGTATGGGAACGAAGTGTTCAATGCCACCCGGATCGAAACGGAAGGCATGCAATCCGTCAAAAATGCGACTGCGGCCACACTCGACAGATGGCAACAACCGGGCGACATCACCCGCATGCCTCGGGCCTTGTTTGGGGACTCACACAACACCCGCATCAGTGATCGATTCATCGAGGACGGCTCACATATCCGACTGCGAAACATCACACTCACCTATCAGCTTCCTCAAAGCTATCTGAATCGCATTCCCTTGGAGAAATTGAGCATTTACTTCAGCGGGCAGAATCTCCTGACGTGGTCCAACTATTCCGGGTATGACCCTGAAGTCAATCGAGATGGGGGCAGCAATCTGTCCCAAGGCATTGATTATGGTACCTATCCACAGGCTAGAATCTTCACGGGAGGCGTACAACTCGAATTCTAA
- a CDS encoding RagB/SusD family nutrient uptake outer membrane protein — protein sequence MRHLFTSLLFVASILTGCAGFLDRAPVSEMVADNFFRTGADAESSLSAAYDMLQSEYYIFDMFINGDVVADDCYAGGDNPNNFQLDQFAIATTNINVERDWRYLYEGISRANAVLANVGDIDAPDLTASRQSEILGEAAWLRAFHYFQLVNLWGEVPLITELVTSTAPEIVHKPKASTEDIYRQIISDLEFALTHVAQTNDDRGKITIGAVHGLLAKAHAFKPQPDWGLVDAHAAQVVESGDYQLLSSFDHLWDGNHENSVESIFEIQYQGGTNEANWGPQLLLPPSKTGDNWRKFNTPSNDLIEAYLAAGDQVRLNASILFEENLPWQDANFPDGNIPFPYKLRNANGWSSPNNVILLRLADIILLQAEAKNQLGQLEASKILLNEVRVRVNLPANTDSQPEELQTAIELERRLELAFEGHRWFDLKRSGRAIETMNALGLGYQVNSDKLVFPIPQNEMDRNPELLQNKGY from the coding sequence ATGAGACATCTTTTCACCTCACTCCTTTTTGTGGCGAGCATTCTGACAGGCTGCGCTGGATTTTTGGATCGAGCTCCGGTATCTGAGATGGTTGCCGACAATTTTTTCCGGACAGGTGCCGATGCAGAATCTTCGCTTTCGGCAGCCTACGACATGCTCCAAAGCGAATATTATATCTTCGACATGTTCATCAACGGAGATGTGGTTGCTGACGATTGCTATGCCGGGGGGGATAATCCCAACAATTTTCAGTTGGATCAATTTGCCATTGCCACGACCAATATCAATGTGGAGCGGGATTGGCGATATCTCTATGAAGGCATCAGTCGTGCCAATGCGGTACTGGCCAATGTCGGGGATATCGATGCGCCAGATCTCACAGCATCTCGCCAATCGGAAATCTTGGGAGAGGCTGCTTGGCTCAGGGCTTTCCACTATTTCCAGCTAGTGAATTTGTGGGGCGAAGTGCCTCTGATTACCGAATTGGTAACCTCCACAGCTCCAGAAATTGTCCACAAACCCAAAGCTTCTACCGAGGACATTTACCGTCAGATCATCTCGGATCTGGAATTTGCCCTTACACATGTTGCTCAGACCAATGACGATCGTGGAAAAATCACCATTGGGGCTGTTCACGGACTTTTGGCAAAGGCTCATGCATTCAAGCCGCAACCTGATTGGGGGCTGGTGGATGCACATGCAGCCCAAGTCGTAGAAAGTGGCGATTATCAATTGCTGTCATCCTTTGATCACCTTTGGGATGGGAATCACGAAAATTCGGTGGAATCGATTTTCGAGATCCAATATCAGGGCGGGACCAATGAAGCCAATTGGGGCCCTCAATTGCTCTTGCCTCCTTCCAAAACCGGGGATAACTGGCGGAAATTCAATACGCCTTCCAATGATCTAATTGAGGCCTACCTAGCAGCAGGAGATCAAGTACGTCTGAATGCTTCTATCCTTTTTGAAGAGAATCTACCTTGGCAGGATGCCAATTTTCCGGATGGCAACATCCCATTCCCCTACAAACTTCGCAATGCAAACGGATGGTCCAGTCCCAACAATGTCATCCTACTCAGATTGGCTGATATCATACTGCTTCAGGCTGAAGCCAAAAATCAATTGGGTCAACTGGAGGCTTCCAAAATCCTCCTCAACGAGGTACGAGTTCGGGTGAATCTCCCTGCGAATACTGACAGTCAACCGGAAGAGCTCCAGACAGCGATCGAACTGGAGCGCAGATTGGAACTTGCCTTCGAAGGCCATCGGTGGTTTGACCTCAAGCGTAGCGGTCGTGCAATAGAGACGATGAATGCTTTGGGATTGGGCTATCAGGTGAATAGCGACAAGCTGGTATTTCCCATTCCGCAAAATGAAATGGACCGAAATCCCGAACTCCTTCAAAATAAAGGCTATTAG
- a CDS encoding T9SS type A sorting domain-containing protein, translating into MKKLSLYSVLMLSVLGLQAQVDITLQVDMSNEIVSSDGVHIAGNFNGWSTDATPMADQGNGIYAATLSVDPGNDVEYKFLNGNTWGAEEAAPAACTIGGSNRIFTVPAANDTLEIVPFNGCPEVVATKHVIFSVNMADQTVDANGVHIAGNFQGWSPDASQLTQVNDSIYQFEQDVLASILTIQFKFINGNAWGGDEIAPQPCGMDNGNRFWTLDTDTVNLPTYYFGSCEETLETSTSLSKQFVPSIFIVSPSPAHQQATLRLEAAGMNEARITVLNLQGQTVWEQAFAQVGESLTQNWDVSNWSTGIYLVRVESAKGVSINRFAVSK; encoded by the coding sequence ATGAAAAAACTTTCTCTTTATTCCGTCCTCATGCTGTCTGTGCTAGGATTGCAGGCGCAGGTAGATATCACACTTCAAGTGGATATGAGCAACGAAATCGTTTCGTCAGACGGAGTACATATCGCTGGCAATTTCAATGGCTGGTCCACAGACGCTACGCCCATGGCCGATCAAGGTAATGGGATTTACGCTGCGACCCTTTCCGTCGATCCTGGCAATGATGTAGAATACAAATTCCTCAATGGCAATACTTGGGGAGCAGAAGAAGCTGCCCCTGCCGCTTGCACAATCGGAGGCAGCAACCGAATCTTCACGGTACCTGCGGCCAATGACACGTTGGAGATAGTCCCTTTCAATGGATGCCCGGAAGTTGTCGCCACCAAACACGTGATTTTCAGTGTCAATATGGCCGACCAAACAGTAGATGCCAATGGCGTACACATTGCGGGTAATTTCCAAGGCTGGTCTCCTGATGCTAGTCAGTTGACTCAGGTGAATGACAGCATCTATCAGTTTGAGCAAGATGTATTGGCCTCCATCCTGACCATTCAATTCAAATTCATCAACGGGAATGCCTGGGGTGGAGACGAAATCGCTCCACAACCCTGTGGTATGGACAACGGGAACCGTTTTTGGACACTGGATACCGACACTGTGAATTTGCCGACCTATTACTTTGGCTCTTGCGAGGAGACATTGGAAACTTCCACATCCCTGTCCAAGCAATTTGTACCCAGCATCTTCATCGTAAGCCCTTCGCCTGCCCACCAGCAAGCCACCCTTCGTCTGGAAGCTGCCGGGATGAACGAGGCCCGAATTACAGTGCTGAATCTTCAGGGGCAGACGGTTTGGGAACAGGCATTCGCACAAGTTGGCGAGTCTCTTACCCAAAACTGGGATGTATCCAATTGGTCTACGGGCATTTATCTCGTCCGAGTGGAATCCGCGAAAGGAGTAAGCATCAACCGATTCGCAGTCTCAAAATAG
- a CDS encoding glycoside hydrolase family 30 beta sandwich domain-containing protein: MKKIWFILGSALSMFGCGSNEIPVPPPTPPENSGTISVWRTQADASVKLIREAQKLAWEDSGNSDVFISIDEAEIRQEMEGFGAALTGSAAFVLMNYLDVSERSAVLEDLFDPEKGIGLSVLRLTIGASDFSTQTYSYHDLSNGTQDENLEQFSISPEQQHLIPVLKEILAIAPDLTLIASPWSAPGWMKDTGTMSGGGSLKPAHYDSYALYFVKYLQAMADAGIDIQYLTIQNEPLHEAGYPTMYMSAVAQASFIKDHLGPALGQAGLTTEIIIYDHNWDRIDYPLDILADPVAKSQVAGTAFHCYGGNVDDMSIVHEAHPEIGIFFTECSGGDFSPNFGDNLAWNAEQLLIGNTRNWAKTVLFWNLALNEQHGPKNGGCQDCRGVLTINSQSGSVNQEVEYFLLGHLSKFVRPGAHVMGTPNVRNQGISQVAFRNTDGSWALLAFNHQNSAQEIMVEMNGETFSYNIQARNLVTFHWQE, from the coding sequence ATGAAAAAGATTTGGTTCATACTCGGGAGCGCCCTCTCCATGTTTGGGTGCGGCTCCAATGAGATTCCGGTACCTCCACCCACTCCTCCGGAAAATTCAGGGACAATTTCCGTCTGGCGTACTCAGGCTGATGCTTCTGTCAAGCTGATCCGCGAGGCTCAAAAATTAGCTTGGGAAGATTCGGGTAATTCAGATGTTTTCATTTCAATTGACGAAGCGGAAATTCGCCAAGAAATGGAAGGATTCGGTGCAGCACTTACGGGTTCTGCTGCTTTTGTGCTGATGAATTATCTCGATGTATCTGAACGGTCAGCAGTGTTGGAAGATTTGTTTGACCCAGAGAAAGGGATTGGATTGAGTGTGCTTCGCCTGACGATTGGAGCCTCGGATTTTTCTACTCAGACCTACTCCTACCACGACCTATCGAATGGTACTCAGGATGAGAATTTGGAGCAATTTTCCATTTCGCCAGAGCAGCAACACCTCATCCCGGTACTCAAGGAGATTCTTGCGATTGCCCCTGATCTCACACTCATTGCGAGTCCTTGGTCTGCTCCGGGCTGGATGAAAGATACTGGTACCATGAGTGGCGGGGGTTCTCTGAAACCAGCGCATTATGATAGCTATGCGCTGTATTTCGTCAAATACCTTCAAGCGATGGCTGATGCGGGGATTGACATTCAGTACTTGACCATCCAAAACGAACCCCTGCATGAGGCGGGCTACCCGACCATGTACATGTCCGCAGTAGCTCAAGCCTCCTTCATCAAAGACCATCTTGGGCCAGCGCTTGGGCAGGCAGGTCTCACTACCGAAATCATCATCTACGATCACAATTGGGACAGGATCGATTATCCGCTCGATATACTGGCTGACCCAGTGGCAAAATCCCAAGTGGCAGGAACTGCATTTCATTGCTACGGAGGAAATGTAGATGATATGTCCATCGTACATGAGGCGCATCCCGAGATAGGGATCTTCTTCACAGAATGCTCAGGAGGAGACTTTTCACCCAATTTTGGAGACAATCTCGCATGGAACGCAGAGCAGCTCCTCATCGGCAATACCCGAAACTGGGCCAAGACAGTGCTATTCTGGAATCTCGCCCTGAATGAGCAACACGGCCCCAAAAATGGAGGCTGCCAAGACTGTCGAGGCGTCCTCACCATAAATTCTCAATCTGGTTCGGTCAACCAAGAGGTGGAATATTTCCTGTTGGGCCACTTATCCAAATTCGTCAGACCGGGTGCTCATGTGATGGGAACCCCCAATGTCCGAAATCAAGGGATTTCTCAAGTCGCTTTTCGAAATACAGATGGAAGTTGGGCCTTGTTAGCTTTCAACCATCAGAACAGTGCACAAGAGATCATGGTGGAAATGAACGGGGAGACATTCTCCTACAACATCCAAGCAAGGAATTTGGTCACCTTTCATTGGCAAGAATAA
- a CDS encoding glycoside hydrolase family 3 N-terminal domain-containing protein — protein sequence MNNRMLKAIGLCLAFMIHQFPLKAQTLVDSLLQVMTLEEKLGQLQQLDGGNSREELEDLIRNGQVGSILNEVNSETLWHYQQIARNESRLGIPLLIGRDVIHGYRTIFPIPLATSASWNLELVEEGSQVAAREASSAGVNWTFAPMIDVARDPRWGRIAESPGEDPYLTTEMGLAMVRGFQGDDMSQPGRIAACAKHFAAYGLAEGGRDYNTVSIGDRVLREVYLRPFHALADAGIGSFMTSFNELNDIPASGNTFLLRDQLKGDWQFPGMVVSDWESITEMIKHGYCQNPREAAFRAMTAGVDMEMTSTSYQDHLPELLAEGAVSMELVDDAVRRILEMKYKLGLFSADFSQPFSPDFLRSEELELARQAAVESFVLLKRDLAILPLTTQKTIAVIGPMADAPHEQLGTWVFDGKKTDSQTPLAALQTRLGESVKIHFAPGISVSRDKSHDGFATAIKAAKKSDVVLFFAGEESIISGEAHSRAHLDLPGAQPELLTALAETGKPIILVVLAGRPLIMTEYLPQVDACIYAWHPGTMAGPALVDVLLGQENPSGKLPVTFPRSEGQIPMYYAHKHTGRPASAESWVHIDSIPVEAWQTSLGNTSHYLDEGFTPLFPFGFGLSYTDFEYQNLQMSAKEITNQDTLWVSVDLKNVGPVAGKEVVQLYIQDEFGSVTRPVKELKAFQKVTLDASEEMKVTFPITVKDLSFFRSDMTFGAETGTFNLWIGGSSDSGLKGSFSLSMEGDI from the coding sequence ATGAATAATCGTATGCTCAAAGCCATCGGATTATGCCTGGCTTTCATGATTCACCAATTCCCCCTCAAGGCACAGACTCTAGTCGATTCACTCCTTCAAGTCATGACTTTGGAGGAAAAACTTGGACAACTTCAGCAGTTGGATGGAGGGAACAGCCGAGAAGAATTGGAGGATTTGATCCGAAATGGCCAAGTAGGTTCCATCCTCAATGAAGTCAATTCTGAAACCCTTTGGCACTACCAACAGATTGCCCGAAATGAAAGCAGACTAGGGATTCCTCTCCTGATCGGGCGAGACGTGATTCATGGTTATCGTACCATATTCCCCATTCCTCTAGCAACAAGCGCTTCCTGGAATTTGGAATTGGTAGAGGAAGGCAGTCAAGTAGCTGCTCGCGAGGCAAGTTCAGCAGGTGTGAACTGGACATTTGCGCCGATGATCGACGTTGCGAGAGATCCACGGTGGGGAAGGATCGCCGAGTCTCCCGGGGAAGATCCGTATCTCACGACAGAGATGGGGTTGGCCATGGTTCGTGGATTTCAGGGTGACGATATGTCTCAGCCTGGACGAATTGCAGCCTGTGCCAAGCATTTTGCGGCGTATGGGTTGGCCGAGGGAGGTCGAGACTACAACACGGTTTCTATCGGAGACCGAGTATTAAGAGAAGTATATCTGAGGCCTTTCCATGCGTTGGCAGATGCAGGTATAGGCTCTTTCATGACTTCTTTCAATGAACTCAATGACATTCCGGCTTCGGGAAATACCTTTCTGCTTAGGGACCAATTGAAAGGGGATTGGCAGTTTCCCGGCATGGTGGTGAGCGACTGGGAATCCATCACTGAAATGATCAAGCATGGGTATTGCCAAAACCCAAGAGAGGCGGCATTTCGAGCTATGACTGCTGGAGTAGATATGGAAATGACCAGCACTTCCTACCAAGATCATCTTCCAGAATTGCTAGCGGAAGGAGCGGTATCCATGGAGTTAGTGGATGATGCTGTCAGGCGAATATTGGAGATGAAATACAAGCTAGGGTTATTCAGTGCTGATTTTTCACAACCATTCTCCCCTGATTTTCTTAGATCAGAAGAATTGGAACTAGCCCGACAAGCAGCTGTGGAGAGTTTCGTATTGCTGAAACGCGATCTGGCAATCCTTCCATTGACGACTCAGAAAACCATCGCCGTCATTGGCCCGATGGCCGATGCTCCCCATGAGCAGTTGGGCACATGGGTATTTGATGGCAAAAAAACAGATTCCCAGACTCCCCTCGCGGCATTACAAACTCGGTTGGGAGAATCCGTCAAGATCCATTTTGCGCCGGGCATTTCCGTCAGCCGAGACAAATCTCATGACGGATTCGCAACAGCCATCAAAGCCGCCAAAAAATCCGACGTGGTGCTCTTCTTCGCAGGGGAAGAATCCATCATCTCCGGAGAAGCGCACAGTCGTGCCCATCTAGACCTTCCGGGCGCTCAACCTGAACTTTTGACTGCCTTGGCGGAGACTGGAAAGCCCATCATTTTGGTGGTCCTGGCTGGAAGACCCCTCATTATGACAGAATACTTACCACAAGTTGACGCATGTATTTATGCATGGCACCCGGGCACTATGGCTGGGCCAGCCTTGGTGGATGTTCTCCTTGGGCAGGAAAATCCTTCAGGGAAATTGCCTGTCACGTTTCCCCGTTCAGAGGGGCAAATCCCCATGTATTATGCTCATAAACACACGGGACGGCCAGCATCAGCAGAATCATGGGTCCACATAGATTCCATTCCTGTTGAAGCTTGGCAAACCTCATTGGGCAATACGTCTCACTATCTGGACGAAGGCTTCACCCCCTTATTTCCGTTTGGATTTGGGCTGAGTTATACGGACTTCGAATATCAAAATCTGCAAATGTCCGCAAAAGAAATCACCAATCAAGACACCTTGTGGGTATCTGTCGATCTCAAGAATGTCGGTCCTGTAGCAGGCAAAGAAGTGGTGCAACTTTACATTCAGGATGAATTCGGGAGTGTGACGCGCCCAGTCAAGGAATTGAAAGCTTTTCAAAAGGTAACACTTGACGCTAGCGAAGAAATGAAGGTCACTTTTCCCATCACCGTAAAGGATCTAAGCTTTTTCCGTTCGGATATGACGTTTGGAGCTGAGACAGGCACATTCAATCTCTGGATAGGAGGTAGCTCGGACTCAGGCTTGAAGGGTTCATTCTCCTTGAGTATGGAAGGAGACATTTAG
- a CDS encoding NADH-quinone oxidoreductase subunit NuoB, whose product MGIEKALAKQGYLLSSVDFLTNWARENSMWPMPMGLACCAIEMMAFAGPKYDVSRFGSEVFRFSPRQADLMIVAGWTTYKMSHAIKRIWDQMPDPKWCIAMGACASTGGMHRVYGVVQGVDNFLPVDVYIPGCPPRPEAVIHALQTIQEKVRTEHSVLQD is encoded by the coding sequence ATGGGAATTGAAAAAGCACTAGCCAAACAAGGATATCTGTTGTCCTCTGTGGACTTCCTCACCAACTGGGCTCGCGAAAACTCCATGTGGCCGATGCCCATGGGATTGGCTTGCTGTGCAATCGAAATGATGGCCTTTGCAGGTCCTAAATATGACGTATCTCGCTTCGGTAGTGAGGTATTCCGTTTTTCCCCTCGTCAAGCTGACTTGATGATCGTCGCTGGCTGGACCACCTACAAGATGAGCCATGCCATTAAGCGTATCTGGGACCAGATGCCAGACCCCAAATGGTGTATCGCCATGGGAGCATGTGCTTCTACCGGTGGTATGCACCGTGTGTATGGTGTCGTTCAAGGGGTGGACAACTTCTTGCCTGTGGATGTCTATATCCCCGGCTGTCCTCCTCGTCCGGAAGCCGTGATCCACGCCCTCCAGACTATCCAAGAAAAAGTCCGCACCGAGCATTCCGTCCTACAGGACTGA
- a CDS encoding NADH-quinone oxidoreductase subunit A, protein MPIFFLITLAILLGLILSNLSKWMGPSRPNAIKTFVYESGMDPVGSAHERFSVKFYLVAMLFILFDIEVVFMYPWAVQYSQLLEQYGMFPFIEMLVFITILFVGYIYVYKKGGLKWS, encoded by the coding sequence ATGCCCATCTTTTTCCTGATTACGCTGGCTATTCTGTTGGGCCTGATTCTCTCCAATTTGTCCAAATGGATGGGACCTTCGCGCCCCAATGCCATTAAGACCTTTGTCTACGAATCCGGGATGGACCCAGTAGGTTCTGCCCATGAGCGTTTCTCCGTCAAGTTCTACTTGGTGGCCATGCTCTTCATCTTGTTCGATATCGAGGTCGTGTTCATGTATCCCTGGGCGGTACAGTATTCCCAATTGCTGGAGCAATACGGTATGTTCCCTTTCATCGAGATGCTCGTCTTCATCACGATTCTGTTTGTGGGATATATTTACGTCTACAAAAAAGGCGGTCTTAAGTGGTCCTAA
- the def gene encoding peptide deformylase, protein MILPIVGFGHPSLRVRAEDITPDYPKLAELIENMFETMYHAHGVGLAAPQVNLPIRIFVADGSPMDGTFEGEEMEGWKKVFINPQIVEENGDLWAYEEGCLSIPDVREMVKRPEEVTLRYMNEEFEEKTETFKGMQARIIQHEYDHLEGVLFTDHISQMRRRMNKGRLNKISKGEINAGYPMKFPRK, encoded by the coding sequence ATGATTCTACCAATCGTGGGCTTCGGCCATCCATCTCTGCGAGTGCGGGCTGAAGATATTACCCCTGATTATCCGAAATTGGCCGAGCTGATTGAAAACATGTTCGAGACGATGTACCATGCACATGGCGTGGGCTTGGCAGCTCCCCAAGTGAATCTTCCTATTCGGATTTTTGTGGCGGACGGCTCTCCGATGGACGGCACATTTGAAGGCGAAGAGATGGAAGGCTGGAAGAAGGTATTCATCAATCCTCAGATCGTCGAAGAAAATGGCGATCTCTGGGCCTACGAAGAAGGCTGCCTCAGTATTCCGGATGTTCGGGAGATGGTCAAGCGCCCAGAAGAGGTGACGCTACGTTATATGAACGAGGAATTCGAAGAGAAAACAGAAACTTTCAAGGGAATGCAGGCCCGTATCATCCAACATGAATACGACCACTTGGAGGGAGTTCTCTTTACAGATCATATTTCCCAAATGCGCCGCCGAATGAATAAAGGAAGGCTCAATAAAATCTCCAAAGGGGAAATAAACGCCGGATACCCCATGAAGTTTCCTAGAAAGTAG